Proteins co-encoded in one Capillibacterium thermochitinicola genomic window:
- a CDS encoding SDR family NAD(P)-dependent oxidoreductase: protein MKAEDLASQKQIRELAAAITKQIRDERNGVLDVLINNAGTFSSWFMTTDEGFELQLAVNHLAPFLLTHQLMPLLMAAPAGRVISVSSGSHYGTIMYWKDLQLRKHYNSLWAYKQSKLANVLFIAELDRRFATTNFNLRAFAADPGLVNTEIGLKNTTGLARWVWQKRRRKGRRPEDAAATSIFLASDPAVQKSDAIYWKDCKPTPPSRYVRKADARQRLWILSEKMCGIKYADYGLGS, encoded by the coding sequence ATAAAAGCAGAAGACCTTGCTTCCCAAAAACAGATCCGGGAGTTGGCAGCAGCAATCACCAAGCAAATTAGGGATGAGAGGAACGGGGTTTTAGATGTCTTGATTAATAACGCCGGTACTTTTAGCAGCTGGTTTATGACAACCGACGAGGGGTTCGAGCTCCAGTTGGCCGTGAATCACTTGGCTCCGTTCCTGCTTACCCACCAACTAATGCCCTTATTGATGGCCGCACCGGCCGGGCGGGTTATTTCCGTCAGTTCCGGTTCCCATTACGGCACGATAATGTACTGGAAAGACCTGCAACTTCGGAAACATTATAATAGTTTATGGGCTTATAAACAGTCAAAATTAGCAAATGTCTTATTCATTGCTGAACTTGACCGGCGCTTCGCCACTACTAACTTCAATCTTCGCGCTTTCGCCGCCGATCCGGGACTTGTTAATACGGAGATTGGCTTAAAAAACACTACCGGTCTGGCCCGCTGGGTGTGGCAAAAGCGACGGCGTAAAGGGCGTCGTCCCGAAGACGCTGCGGCAACCAGCATCTTTTTAGCGAGTGACCCGGCAGTCCAAAAGTCGGATGCCATCTATTGGAAAGACTGCAAGCCTACTCCGCCTAGTCGGTATGTTAGAAAAGCCGACGCCCGACAGCGCTTATGGATTTTATCAGAAAAAATGTGCGGGATTAAATACGCCGATTATGGTTTAGGTTCTTAA
- a CDS encoding TetR/AcrR family transcriptional regulator: MVQDRTAVKTKIILATIECIEKDGYNAVTTRNVAQAAGVNNAAINYYFGSKDNLLEETFTFTLSHFFIDLNEILKDHNLNTYSLLKVFLSFLLEGLINYPNLVRAYFSVPDVFHKFGQSFLRQLEQFLETIAERIRKENSALTEREIRLSLMQIISVIISLCLPLDLFHGFSGLDLKDPATRTAYIDHLLTRYLNWVNPLEIKEDEQKVAQLLDKIKNTLDFDRPD, from the coding sequence ATGGTTCAAGATCGTACTGCCGTCAAAACCAAAATTATTCTGGCCACAATCGAATGCATAGAAAAAGACGGCTATAATGCCGTCACCACCCGGAATGTCGCACAGGCCGCCGGGGTTAACAATGCCGCTATTAACTACTACTTCGGGTCCAAGGATAATCTCTTGGAAGAGACTTTTACTTTTACCCTTAGCCACTTTTTTATCGATCTCAATGAAATCTTGAAAGATCACAATTTGAATACTTACTCCCTACTCAAAGTCTTCTTGTCCTTTTTATTGGAAGGACTTATTAATTACCCCAATTTGGTGAGGGCTTATTTTTCGGTTCCTGATGTTTTCCATAAGTTCGGTCAATCTTTTCTCCGGCAATTGGAACAGTTCCTGGAGACTATAGCCGAACGAATCCGAAAGGAAAACTCAGCTTTGACGGAAAGGGAAATTCGCCTCTCCCTGATGCAGATTATCTCCGTTATTATCTCCTTATGTTTACCACTGGATCTTTTCCATGGCTTTTCGGGGCTTGATCTGAAAGATCCCGCCACGCGAACGGCCTATATTGATCACCTGCTTACCCGCTATCTGAATTGGGTAAACCCCCTTGAAATCAAGGAAGACGAGCAAAAAGTAGCCCAATTGTTGGATAAAATCAAGAATACCCTGGATTTTGACCGGCCGGATTAA
- a CDS encoding aconitase X: MIPFKMELTPEEKAILEGKQGETLQKVMASVVLYGEVFGAKRLVPLDGPVHLVTSFGIPLLKPVFEMMDELIASGLRTEKPFTVDPRPLDYNNVRCNPLEKVVFSIMYGKQKEYEQQLQQVGLKDDNAFSCTCYLPQVGNVPAKGDILAWAESSAVVYANSVLGARSNRNSGIIELFCGLIGKAPEFGLLTDEGRKAKWLVEVKTSRLPNAQVLGSAIGMKVVEDVPYITGLDQFLGRELTTATRDYLKDMGAASASNGAVGLYHVENLTPEAVEQGRNLLTEDYQTYVIDDQEIERVIRSYPLMWKQPGAKPKLCFIGCPHLSLQQLESWSDAIMGALAKAGRKKVAIPTILCAAPDVVAAFAKDRTRYDQLRATGTRLTSICALMYMNNPLCAKKPVITNSNKLRTYTTAKFLLDDEILNRIVHG; encoded by the coding sequence GTGATTCCGTTTAAGATGGAATTAACGCCGGAAGAAAAAGCGATCTTAGAGGGAAAACAAGGAGAAACACTACAAAAAGTGATGGCTTCGGTTGTCTTGTATGGAGAGGTTTTTGGGGCAAAACGGCTGGTGCCTTTGGATGGTCCAGTGCACCTGGTGACTTCTTTCGGGATCCCGCTTCTCAAACCCGTTTTTGAGATGATGGATGAATTAATTGCCTCGGGTTTGCGAACCGAGAAGCCATTTACGGTGGACCCCCGGCCTCTTGATTATAACAATGTTAGATGTAACCCCTTAGAGAAAGTAGTATTTAGCATAATGTATGGAAAGCAAAAAGAGTATGAACAACAGTTACAGCAAGTAGGGTTAAAGGATGATAACGCCTTCAGTTGTACCTGTTACCTTCCGCAGGTTGGCAATGTTCCGGCGAAGGGAGATATCCTTGCTTGGGCCGAATCTTCGGCGGTGGTTTATGCCAATTCCGTCTTGGGAGCGCGGAGTAATCGAAACTCGGGCATCATTGAACTTTTTTGCGGGCTGATTGGGAAAGCCCCCGAATTTGGACTTTTAACAGATGAGGGGCGGAAAGCCAAATGGCTAGTGGAAGTGAAGACTTCCCGTTTGCCCAATGCGCAAGTGTTGGGTAGCGCCATCGGGATGAAAGTGGTGGAGGATGTTCCGTACATCACAGGGCTTGACCAGTTTTTAGGGCGTGAGCTTACTACGGCGACACGTGATTATTTGAAGGATATGGGGGCGGCGAGTGCTTCCAATGGCGCGGTTGGCCTCTACCATGTGGAGAATTTGACGCCTGAAGCCGTCGAACAAGGGAGGAATCTTCTCACTGAAGATTACCAGACTTACGTTATTGATGATCAAGAGATTGAACGGGTGATTCGTTCCTACCCGTTAATGTGGAAGCAGCCTGGGGCGAAACCAAAACTCTGCTTTATCGGCTGTCCGCACCTCTCCCTTCAGCAGTTGGAAAGCTGGTCCGATGCGATCATGGGAGCTTTGGCCAAGGCCGGTCGGAAAAAGGTGGCGATCCCGACGATCCTTTGTGCGGCACCGGATGTTGTTGCCGCGTTCGCCAAGGATCGGACGAGATATGATCAATTACGGGCTACCGGCACACGTCTTACCTCCATCTGTGCTTTGATGTATATGAATAATCCCTTATGTGCGAAAAAACCGGTGATTACCAACTCGAATAAACTGCGGACATATACGACGGCCAAGTTTTTGCTGGATGATGAAATCTTGAACCGGATTGTTCACGGCTGA
- a CDS encoding oxidoreductase has product MSYQKIFEPGTIGKCKVKNRIIMAPMGNINMADPIGRPLAKMIDYFVERAKGGTGLLITGLVPVSYGIDPTVSEDNDTTYFPRIDGSSRTRLSGWRDLVAGVHSYDAKIFIQLTAGLGRVGSPEPFLKGKILKSASLNRNFYVPQLPHFPLSDRKIRKMVKSFGQCAINAKVSGFDGVQLHGHEGYLMDQLTSAPWNRRKFGRYRNKFQFAIDVVREIKKTCGEDFPIIYRVDLTQGLRESYGDEIFKRRFRGVERTIEEGLEFCKALAEAGVDAFDVDKGCYDNWFWPHPPGYFDDIPYVEEMAGRLKDFFRKHKIEAKVIAVGKLGDPDKAEEVLTKGWADFFMLGRPLLADPYWPQKVRENRVQEIVHCIGDQEGCIQSFIMGGHPCCTVNPYTGFEDTKRLTKADKSKKVAIIGAGPGGCEAAKTAWARGHQVTLFEKTDRVGGQLAAGGRMKIKHDVARYLRNLQYQMDLLSQKGLEIKYQTTVGPEQLKGKYDVIICANGLKPILPEIEGQDQIPSSEAREFLWQGMKLPADVKKVTVIGGGVVGCEIAYSLAYEQGMEVTVVEMLPNLMTGVVHANRSMLLWMMMGKGSPSGRPEDVLAKPVQAFTSSKVVRMMPGKVVIMANRKRKDPYTPWHTLIPENIHNPFDRPLNPDDVEEITIDTDYVIYATGGRADDRLYYELLREQAAPEIYCIGDAREPGRAWEAITSANEVARSI; this is encoded by the coding sequence ATGAGTTATCAAAAGATTTTTGAGCCGGGGACAATCGGCAAGTGTAAAGTGAAAAACCGTATTATCATGGCCCCGATGGGCAATATCAATATGGCCGATCCGATTGGGCGTCCGCTGGCGAAGATGATTGACTATTTTGTGGAACGGGCAAAGGGCGGAACCGGACTTTTGATCACCGGTTTGGTTCCGGTCTCCTACGGGATCGACCCGACGGTTTCGGAGGATAATGATACTACTTATTTCCCCCGGATTGACGGTTCCTCCCGGACACGGCTGTCTGGTTGGCGTGACTTAGTAGCTGGTGTTCATTCTTATGATGCCAAGATCTTTATCCAGTTAACCGCTGGACTGGGGCGGGTCGGCTCGCCGGAGCCTTTTCTCAAGGGGAAGATTCTAAAATCGGCCTCGCTGAACCGCAATTTCTACGTGCCGCAACTTCCCCATTTCCCCCTCAGTGACCGGAAAATCCGGAAGATGGTGAAGAGTTTCGGACAATGTGCCATTAATGCCAAAGTGTCCGGGTTTGACGGGGTCCAACTCCATGGTCACGAAGGTTATTTAATGGACCAGTTGACTTCAGCACCTTGGAACCGGAGGAAATTCGGACGTTACCGCAATAAATTTCAGTTTGCCATTGATGTGGTTCGGGAGATCAAAAAAACCTGCGGGGAAGATTTCCCCATTATCTACCGGGTGGATCTGACCCAGGGCCTCCGTGAATCCTACGGCGATGAGATCTTTAAACGGCGGTTCCGGGGAGTAGAAAGAACCATCGAAGAGGGGTTAGAATTCTGTAAAGCCTTGGCGGAAGCCGGTGTTGATGCCTTTGACGTGGACAAGGGTTGTTATGATAACTGGTTCTGGCCCCATCCTCCCGGATATTTTGATGATATTCCATATGTGGAAGAGATGGCTGGTCGGTTGAAAGATTTCTTCCGGAAGCATAAGATTGAGGCCAAAGTTATTGCCGTCGGTAAATTGGGTGACCCGGATAAGGCGGAGGAGGTTCTGACCAAAGGTTGGGCTGATTTCTTCATGCTAGGCCGTCCGCTCCTGGCCGATCCCTACTGGCCCCAGAAGGTCCGGGAAAACCGGGTGCAGGAGATTGTTCATTGCATCGGTGACCAGGAAGGCTGCATCCAATCCTTCATTATGGGCGGTCATCCTTGTTGCACCGTCAATCCTTATACCGGCTTTGAGGATACCAAGCGGTTGACCAAAGCGGACAAAAGCAAAAAGGTGGCGATTATTGGTGCTGGCCCCGGGGGCTGTGAGGCTGCCAAAACGGCCTGGGCCCGGGGACACCAGGTGACGCTCTTTGAAAAGACCGATCGGGTTGGCGGGCAACTGGCGGCTGGTGGGAGGATGAAGATCAAACATGACGTCGCCCGCTATCTCCGGAATCTTCAATACCAAATGGATCTGCTGAGCCAGAAGGGCTTGGAGATCAAGTACCAGACAACCGTAGGGCCGGAACAATTAAAAGGGAAGTACGATGTGATCATCTGTGCCAATGGTTTAAAGCCTATTCTTCCTGAGATCGAAGGACAAGACCAGATTCCATCCAGCGAAGCCCGGGAGTTTCTCTGGCAAGGAATGAAATTGCCTGCGGACGTCAAGAAAGTTACGGTAATCGGTGGCGGTGTTGTCGGGTGTGAAATCGCTTACTCCCTCGCCTACGAACAGGGGATGGAGGTTACCGTTGTTGAAATGTTACCAAACCTAATGACCGGTGTGGTTCATGCCAACCGCAGTATGTTATTATGGATGATGATGGGGAAAGGTTCGCCCTCGGGACGGCCGGAAGATGTCTTGGCCAAACCGGTTCAAGCCTTTACTTCTTCCAAGGTCGTCCGGATGATGCCAGGAAAAGTCGTGATCATGGCCAACCGTAAGCGGAAAGATCCTTATACGCCTTGGCATACCTTGATTCCCGAAAACATCCATAATCCCTTTGACCGGCCATTAAATCCGGATGACGTGGAAGAGATTACAATCGATACGGATTATGTGATCTACGCCACCGGTGGCCGGGCCGATGACCGTCTTTATTATGAGCTATTAAGGGAACAAGCTGCTCCGGAAATATACTGTATCGGAGATGCCCGGGAGCCGGGACGGGCTTGGGAAGCGATTACTTCCGCTAACGAAGTAGCCCGGTCAATTTAG
- a CDS encoding YmaF family protein, which translates to MFYYRDDSKGRPENQTHVHEVLGSTRLAGREEHDHRFATVSGEIIPIGMGDHVHEVKFRTDFFADHYHEFCGRTSGAIPIGDRHVHFLQAITTLDDGHRHEFRVATLIENPSGR; encoded by the coding sequence ATGTTTTATTATAGAGATGATTCCAAGGGACGACCGGAGAACCAAACCCATGTCCACGAAGTTTTAGGGAGTACCCGCCTTGCTGGACGGGAGGAACACGACCACCGGTTCGCGACCGTGTCGGGGGAAATAATTCCGATCGGGATGGGCGATCATGTTCATGAAGTGAAGTTCCGTACCGATTTCTTTGCCGATCACTACCATGAGTTTTGTGGTCGCACATCAGGGGCCATTCCCATTGGCGACCGGCACGTTCACTTTTTACAAGCAATTACCACTCTGGATGACGGTCATCGCCACGAGTTTCGGGTGGCGACCCTCATTGAAAATCCGTCAGGGAGGTAA
- a CDS encoding aconitase X swivel domain-containing protein produces MKKVFKGRVVLPGNTTGEAVVSRQGLNILASYQKSALKKAKRVICADQNNPDLYKKDLTNKIICLPQTIGSTTGGMVLETVIQMGLGPKAMLFAEHIDSLAAAGLILSEVWLKKRVITIDQLGTDFLNAVQDGQTIEIKEDGTVLVCS; encoded by the coding sequence ATGAAGAAAGTGTTTAAAGGACGGGTTGTTTTGCCGGGTAACACAACAGGCGAAGCTGTGGTCTCCCGTCAGGGACTGAACATACTGGCCAGCTATCAAAAGAGTGCTTTGAAAAAGGCCAAACGGGTGATTTGTGCCGATCAGAATAACCCGGATCTTTACAAAAAGGACCTTACGAATAAAATTATCTGTCTCCCGCAGACAATTGGGTCAACAACCGGGGGAATGGTTTTGGAAACCGTGATCCAGATGGGGCTGGGACCAAAAGCGATGCTCTTTGCGGAACATATTGATTCGCTGGCGGCGGCTGGTCTTATCTTAAGTGAGGTTTGGCTGAAAAAGCGGGTAATTACCATTGATCAACTGGGCACCGATTTTTTAAATGCGGTTCAAGACGGCCAAACCATTGAGATCAAAGAGGATGGGACGGTTCTGGTCTGCAGTTAG
- a CDS encoding extracellular solute-binding protein, translating into MKKVRYGFLVLLVMVFVFSTLNISAAKVKLELFQNKQEAIKTFDELIARFEKTHPGVDIEQNFVPNAETVIKARLVKNDIPDIMAIGGNATYGELAAAGVLYDFSKERAVNMVHSSYIEMLNRLAGKKVPNGIPYSANANTVLYNKDKYAELGLTVPRTWDEFIATAEKIKQAGQVPLYLTFKDAWTCMVPWNTLASNLHGDDFFDKMETGQTSFAERYPEVAEKMLALLNYGHNDNFGVGYDQGNTAFANGASVMYLQGIWAIGSIKAANPDINIGVFSLPATNDPAKNRLVSGVDTVLTIPARGRHNKIALEFIYFILEKENAEYYINQENLFSAVKEVYQTSPDLVGIREYFETGRITSFADHYYPPGMQVANLIQEFLLKKDVPAFLRVMDNEAAIVDGCSVWKLFWKVVFPLMAPINATVGVLTVLWVWNDFLLPLVMLSRPDQMTLPLVQFVFQSQFDTNYNLAFASYLMVLSPVIVVYIIAQKWIISGVMRGAIKG; encoded by the coding sequence GTGAAAAAAGTAAGATACGGTTTTCTTGTCCTGTTGGTGATGGTTTTCGTCTTTTCAACCTTGAATATCAGTGCCGCCAAGGTTAAACTGGAGCTTTTCCAAAATAAACAGGAGGCAATTAAAACATTTGACGAATTAATTGCCCGCTTCGAAAAGACCCATCCCGGGGTGGACATCGAACAGAACTTTGTTCCCAATGCCGAAACCGTCATTAAAGCACGCCTGGTTAAAAACGACATTCCTGACATTATGGCCATCGGCGGGAATGCTACCTATGGCGAATTGGCCGCTGCCGGCGTTTTATACGATTTCTCGAAAGAACGGGCTGTTAACATGGTACATAGCTCTTACATTGAAATGCTAAACCGTTTAGCCGGGAAGAAAGTTCCGAATGGCATCCCCTATTCGGCCAATGCCAATACAGTATTGTATAACAAGGATAAATATGCGGAACTTGGTTTGACGGTTCCCCGGACTTGGGATGAATTTATTGCCACCGCTGAAAAGATTAAACAAGCAGGGCAAGTCCCGTTGTACTTGACATTTAAAGACGCCTGGACCTGCATGGTTCCCTGGAATACTTTGGCTTCTAATCTCCATGGCGATGATTTCTTTGACAAAATGGAAACCGGCCAGACTTCCTTTGCCGAACGGTACCCGGAAGTTGCCGAAAAAATGCTTGCTTTGTTAAATTACGGTCACAACGATAATTTTGGTGTCGGTTATGACCAGGGGAATACGGCCTTCGCCAATGGCGCATCCGTCATGTATCTCCAGGGGATCTGGGCTATTGGTTCGATTAAAGCCGCCAATCCCGATATTAATATTGGTGTATTCTCCCTGCCGGCGACCAATGATCCAGCGAAAAACCGCTTGGTTTCCGGGGTTGACACTGTCCTGACGATCCCGGCCCGCGGCCGGCACAATAAAATCGCGCTCGAATTCATCTATTTCATCTTGGAAAAAGAAAATGCCGAGTATTATATCAACCAGGAAAATCTCTTTTCGGCGGTAAAAGAAGTTTATCAGACCTCGCCGGATCTCGTCGGTATCAGAGAATACTTTGAAACCGGTAGAATCACCAGTTTTGCCGACCATTATTATCCACCGGGAATGCAAGTGGCCAATCTGATTCAGGAGTTCCTTTTGAAGAAAGATGTTCCAGCCTTCCTGAGAGTTATGGATAATGAAGCGGCGATTGTGGATGGCTGCAGTGTCTGGAAGCTGTTCTGGAAAGTCGTTTTCCCGTTGATGGCCCCGATCAACGCGACCGTTGGTGTCTTAACGGTCTTGTGGGTTTGGAACGATTTCCTCCTTCCGCTGGTCATGCTGAGCCGGCCCGACCAAATGACCTTACCTTTGGTCCAGTTTGTCTTCCAAAGCCAGTTTGATACCAATTATAATCTGGCCTTTGCTTCCTATTTGATGGTTTTGTCCCCGGTTATTGTTGTGTACATTATTGCGCAAAAGTGGATTATCAGTGGCGTGATGCGGGGGGCGATCAAGGGATAA
- a CDS encoding methyl-accepting chemotaxis protein gives MSDRLTSDFQQTEEVFQHGSSLMYSTIERMKKVGSQINEVAKATWRLKDSSLKINDIVGFMNGIAEKTNLLSLNANIEAARAGHAGRGFAVVATEISKLSVQSAQGTEEIKNIIDATLLDLENVLEAIDRSLTIVEQNAAESNTVTTEITNMMTNIRQNSAQIKEIYNAMEKLTQISNTIMAGTNNLAAIAEETSAGTEEISATTQNQTKNLDKIVEQSKTLEQMASSLDTLVNPEK, from the coding sequence ATGTCTGACCGGTTGACCAGCGATTTCCAGCAAACTGAAGAAGTATTCCAGCATGGGTCCTCTCTTATGTATTCCACTATCGAGCGGATGAAAAAGGTCGGTTCCCAGATTAATGAAGTAGCCAAAGCAACTTGGCGTTTGAAGGATAGTTCGTTAAAGATCAATGATATCGTCGGCTTTATGAATGGAATCGCCGAAAAAACCAACCTTTTGTCCCTCAATGCCAATATTGAAGCAGCCCGCGCCGGCCATGCCGGAAGGGGCTTTGCCGTTGTGGCTACCGAAATCAGTAAATTATCGGTCCAGTCGGCACAGGGTACGGAGGAAATTAAGAATATCATCGACGCCACGCTGCTCGATTTAGAAAATGTTTTAGAAGCGATCGATCGGAGTCTGACCATTGTCGAACAAAACGCCGCAGAATCCAATACGGTCACGACCGAAATCACCAACATGATGACGAATATCCGTCAAAATTCCGCGCAAATTAAAGAAATTTATAACGCCATGGAAAAATTGACCCAGATCAGTAATACCATTATGGCCGGGACCAATAATTTAGCCGCCATCGCCGAGGAAACGTCGGCCGGTACGGAAGAAATCTCAGCCACCACCCAAAACCAAACCAAAAACTTGGATAAAATTGTGGAGCAAAGCAAAACATTGGAACAAATGGCTTCTTCCCTGGACACCCTCGTCAATCCAGAAAAATAA
- a CDS encoding GH36-type glycosyl hydrolase domain-containing protein, producing MRYGYFDNEKREYIILNPVTPMSWVNYLGTADYCGIISNNAAGYAFYKSAKTGRLLRFRFNSIPMDRPGRYVYLRDNTDGDYWSASWQPVGKPLSVYKNICRHGLGYTVFESEYKGIKSEFRVFVPVDRPIELWEVEVTNTGSEERDLSLFTYAEWCFWHMDQDLTNFQYILYTCRMGYLEEGIIDYSIRLWPNQRPQGFMASVLPVVSFDTDREAFIGLYRHEGNPEAVERGVCANSLAQGGNPCAALQNRFTLKPGETKYALFILGIGDAATYGVECRRRYARREQVAAEFQKLQDYWAERLAHFTCATPSAELDTMVNIWNQYQCHTTFNWSRSASFNEAGGRDGLGYRDTNQDTLGVVHAIPDLVRDKLVDLLKGQLSFGAAMHSVQPLTWTQGAHNVPEESRIFSDDHLWLLISVPAYLKETGDFDFLNLMVPYADEGTASVYDHLKQALEFSWSKRGPHGLLLGLAADWNDCLNLKGKGESIWSTFLYCLALDEFITLASYLGQEADAAHFRQYRQAIQESIDRYAWDGKWFLRGYLDSGKKLGGQESEQTKIFLNSQTWAVIARVAAEDRLKQAMDSVQELLATEHGIIKNYPAYREHILEVGAVTDFPPGLKENAAIFCHTNTWAVIAEALLGRGDRAFAYYRSFLPAAKNDRADVYTMEPYVYAQFITGKEHPQYFGRARNSWLTGTAAWSFVAVSQYILGIRPAYDGLVIDPVIPQDWPGFEVTRRFRGKKLTIKVRNPHRTGRGVAEMKLNGKIIPGKVIPLAQMQNENLVEVVLG from the coding sequence ATGCGCTACGGTTATTTTGACAATGAGAAAAGGGAGTATATTATTTTGAATCCGGTGACACCGATGTCATGGGTAAATTACCTGGGAACAGCCGATTATTGTGGAATTATTTCGAACAACGCCGCCGGTTATGCTTTTTACAAGTCGGCAAAGACCGGTCGCTTGCTCCGGTTTCGTTTCAACAGTATTCCCATGGACCGTCCGGGCCGGTATGTTTATCTCCGGGACAATACCGATGGCGACTACTGGTCGGCTTCCTGGCAACCGGTGGGGAAACCCTTGTCGGTCTACAAGAATATCTGCCGCCATGGTTTGGGTTACACCGTTTTTGAGAGTGAGTACAAGGGGATCAAGTCTGAATTTCGGGTCTTCGTCCCGGTGGACCGGCCGATTGAACTCTGGGAAGTGGAGGTGACCAATACCGGCAGTGAAGAGCGGGATCTTTCCCTCTTTACCTATGCGGAGTGGTGTTTCTGGCATATGGACCAGGACCTGACCAACTTCCAGTATATCCTTTACACTTGCCGCATGGGTTATTTGGAGGAAGGGATCATTGATTATTCAATCCGCCTGTGGCCGAACCAACGACCGCAAGGATTTATGGCTTCGGTTTTACCGGTGGTCAGCTTTGATACCGACCGCGAAGCTTTTATCGGCCTTTACCGGCACGAAGGAAACCCTGAAGCGGTGGAAAGAGGGGTTTGTGCCAATTCCCTCGCGCAGGGGGGTAATCCTTGTGCTGCGTTGCAGAACCGCTTCACCCTCAAACCGGGCGAAACAAAATACGCCCTGTTTATTCTGGGGATTGGTGATGCGGCCACTTACGGGGTGGAATGCCGCCGTCGTTATGCCCGGCGGGAACAAGTTGCCGCCGAATTCCAAAAACTGCAGGACTACTGGGCGGAGCGCCTTGCCCACTTCACCTGTGCGACCCCGTCGGCGGAGCTGGATACGATGGTGAACATCTGGAATCAGTACCAGTGTCATACCACCTTTAACTGGTCCCGGTCCGCTTCGTTCAACGAAGCCGGTGGCCGTGACGGCTTGGGTTACCGGGATACCAACCAGGATACTTTAGGCGTGGTCCATGCCATCCCCGATTTAGTGCGGGATAAGTTGGTTGACTTATTAAAAGGGCAACTCTCGTTCGGGGCGGCGATGCATAGTGTCCAACCCTTAACCTGGACACAGGGGGCGCATAATGTGCCGGAGGAAAGCCGCATCTTCTCCGACGACCATCTTTGGCTGCTCATTTCCGTTCCGGCTTACCTGAAGGAGACAGGAGATTTCGACTTCTTGAACCTGATGGTGCCTTATGCCGACGAAGGGACGGCCAGCGTTTACGACCATCTGAAGCAAGCTTTGGAGTTTTCCTGGAGCAAACGGGGGCCCCACGGCCTGTTACTGGGTCTGGCGGCTGATTGGAACGACTGCCTGAACCTGAAGGGGAAAGGGGAAAGCATCTGGAGTACTTTCTTGTACTGTCTGGCCCTGGATGAATTCATTACTTTGGCTTCCTATTTAGGGCAGGAGGCGGATGCCGCCCATTTTCGCCAATACCGGCAGGCCATCCAGGAGAGTATCGACCGGTATGCCTGGGACGGCAAGTGGTTCCTCCGCGGTTACCTGGACAGCGGCAAGAAGCTGGGCGGTCAGGAGAGTGAGCAAACCAAGATCTTCCTCAACAGTCAAACCTGGGCGGTCATCGCGCGGGTGGCGGCGGAAGACCGGCTTAAACAGGCGATGGATAGTGTACAGGAGCTTTTGGCGACGGAACACGGGATTATCAAAAACTACCCGGCTTACCGGGAGCATATCCTGGAAGTGGGGGCGGTCACCGACTTCCCGCCCGGCCTCAAAGAGAATGCCGCCATCTTTTGTCACACCAACACCTGGGCGGTGATCGCCGAAGCCCTGCTGGGCCGGGGTGACCGGGCTTTTGCCTACTACCGGTCCTTCTTGCCGGCGGCCAAAAACGACCGGGCCGACGTTTACACGATGGAACCCTATGTTTACGCCCAGTTTATCACCGGCAAAGAACACCCGCAGTATTTTGGCCGGGCCCGCAACTCCTGGCTGACCGGGACGGCGGCGTGGAGTTTTGTGGCGGTCAGCCAATACATTCTGGGGATCCGGCCGGCCTACGACGGCTTGGTAATTGACCCGGTGATTCCCCAGGATTGGCCCGGCTTTGAAGTCACCCGCCGCTTCCGGGGGAAAAAGTTAACGATTAAAGTGCGCAACCCCCACCGGACGGGCCGGGGCGTGGCGGAAATGAAACTGAACGGAAAAATCATACCTGGGAAGGTGATTCCCCTTGCCCAAATGCAAAACGAGAATCTGGTTGAAGTGGTACTGGGATGA